From a single Arachis hypogaea cultivar Tifrunner chromosome 3, arahy.Tifrunner.gnm2.J5K5, whole genome shotgun sequence genomic region:
- the LOC112791095 gene encoding gibberellin 20 oxidase 2 produces MESATPTIGHTQSPKVLKDGNGALIFDSIMMRNASQIPKEFLWPSNDLIITADEELNEPLVDLSVLKSEDHTAIAHAAQLVREACVKHGFFQVTNHGVDQELIDAAYQEVDTIFGLPLERKLAARRQPGAVSGYSGAHADRYSSKLPWKECFSFKYAHIDHSHSQILHYFTSLFGQDLRRSGIVYQKYCDAMKELSFAIMELLAISLGLDRLYFKTFFEDGESIMRCNSYPPCNNSSLTLGTGPHSDPTSLTVLHQDQVGGLEVYLDNKWFAVRPRPDAFVINIGDTFMALSNGKYKSCLHRALVNREVERKSLVYFVNPKEDKTVKPTKKLCSSDEERKYPDFTWSDLYEFTQKHYRADVSTLQGFIPWFIAGKPSNY; encoded by the exons ATGGAATCAGCAACGCCAACCATCGGACACACTCAGTCACCCAAGGTTCTAAAAGACGGAAATGGAGCTCTTATTTTCGACTCAATCATGATGCGAAATGCTTCGCAAATCCCCAAAGAATTCCTCTGGCCATCCAACGACTTAATTATCACTGCAGACGAGGAGCTCAACGAGCCTCTAGTCGACTTGTCAGTCCTCAAGAGCGAGGACCACACAGCCATAGCTCACGCAGCCCAGCTCGTGAGGGAGGCTTGTGTCAAGCACGGTTTCTTCCAAGTAACTAACCATGGCGTCGATCAAGAGTTGATCGATGCCGCTTACCAAGAGGTTGACACCATATTTGGACTTCCTCTGGAGAGGAAACTAGCTGCTCGAAGGCAGCCAGGTGCTGTGTCCGGCTACTCCGGAGCACATGCAGATAGATATTCAAGCAAGTTGCCATGGAAGGAGTGCTTTTCTTTCAAATATGCTCACATCGATCATTCTCACTCGCAGATTCTTCACTACTTCACTTCTCTCTTCGGTCAGGATCTTCGTCGCTCTGG GATCGTGTATCAGAAATACTGTGACGCAATGAAGGAGTTGTCTTTTGCAATCATGGAGCTTTTGGCCATTAGTCTTGGCCTTGATCGTTTGTATTTTAAGACATTTTTTGAAGATGGTGAGTCAATAATGAGGTGCAACTCTTACCCTCCTTGCAACAACTCAAGCCTCACACTTGGTACCGGTCCGCACAGTGATCCAACTTCATTGACTGTTCTTCATCAAGACCAAGTTGGTGGCTTAGAAGTTTATCTTGATAACAAATGGTTTGCTGTTCGACCAAGACCTGATGCATTTGTCATTAATATTGGTGACACTTTTATG GCATTGTCAAATGGGAAATACAAGAGTTGTCTACACAGGGCATTGGTAAACAGGGAGGTGGAGAGGAAGTCATTGGTTTATTTTGTGAACCCAAAAGAAGACAAAACAGTGAAACCAACAAAAAAGCTATGTAGCAGCGATGAAGAAAGGAAGTACCCAGATTTCACATGGTCTGATTTGTATGAATTCACACAAAAACATTATAGAGCTGATGTCTCGACTCTCCAAGGTTTCATCCCATGGTTCATTGCCGGCAAGCCTTCTAATTACTAG